In Microbacterium sp. ABRD28, the genomic stretch TCGCGCGGTACCTCGCCGCTGCAGGAGACGTCGCAGAGCTCGCCTGGCAGCTCCCCCTCCCCGCGCACATGGTCGACGAGCTCGACTCGCCGATCGCCGACCTGCAGAACGCCAAGATCGGCGACCCGGCCGGCGGATCGCTGTTCGCCGGTCTGTTCCTCCGCCATTTCGTGGGCCGCACCGCGCCCGACAGCGAGCAGCGCATCCCGTGGATCCATCTCGACATCGCCGGAGTCGGGATGAACAAGGGCGGCGGGTTCGGATTCACCGACAAGGGGCCGACCGGGGCGACCGTGCGCAGTCTTCTCCGTCTGCTGCAGACCGAGGCCACCCGATGAGCGCCGAGGCGACGCCGGAGACCACGGCGGACATGGTCATTCTCGGCGGCGGGAGCGGCGGCTATGCCGCCGCGCTCCGCGCCGCCGAGCTCGGCAAGTCCGTGATCGTGGTCGAGAAGGACAAGGTGGGCGGCACCTGCCTGCACCGCGGGTGCATTCCGACGAAGGCCCTTCTCCACGCCGGCGAAGTCGCCGACGCCGTTCGAGCTGCGACGGAGATCGGGGTCGACGCGGAGCTGCGCGGCATCGACCCGGCCCGGGTGCGCGCCTATCGCGAGGGCATCGTCGACAAGAAGTACCGGGGTCTGCAGAGCCTGCTGAAGGCCCGCGGCATCCGCGTGGTCCACGGCGAGGGGCGTCTCGAGGCCGGTCCGGCCGTGCGGGTCGGCGACACCGTCTACCGCGGCAGCGATGTCGTCCTGGCCACCGGGTCGTACAGCCGCACGCTGCCGGGTTTGGAGATCGGGGGCCGCATCCTCACCAGCGACCAGGCGCTGCAGCTGGAGGAGATCCCCGAGCGGGTGATCATTCTCGGCGGCGGTGTCATCGGCGTCGAGTTCGCCAGCGTCTGGCGCTCCTTCGGCGTCGAGGTGACCATCGTCGAGGGGCTCGACCACCTCGTGCCGGCCGAGGATGTCGCGATGAGCAAGGCGCTCGAGCGCGCGTTCCGCCGCCGCGGCGTCGGCTTCTCTCTCGGTGTCCGGTTCGCCGCTGCGACGCAGTCTGCCGACGGGGTGACCCTTTCGCTCGAGGACGGGACGCAGTTCTCGGCCGACTACCTGCTCGTCGCCGTCGGCCGGGGCCCCGTCACCGCGGATCTGGGCCTGGAAGAGGCCGGGGTCGCGCTGGATCGCGGTTTCGTCGTCACCGACGAGAGGCTCCAGACCACCACCCCGCACGTCTTCGCCGTCGGTGACATCGTGCCGGGCCTTCAGCTGGCCCACCGCAGTTTCCAGCAGGGCATCTTCGTCGCCGAGACGATCGCAGGGCAGAAGCCCGTGGTCGTCCCCGAGCAGCTCATCCCACGGGTCGCGTACTCGCACCCCGAGGTGGCTTCGGTCGGTGTGACCGAGGCGCGGGCGGTCGAGGTGCACGGTGTGGACGCGGTGCAGTCCTTCGAGTACAACCTCGCCGGCAATGCCAAGAGCGAGATCATCGGCACCGGGGGCCTGGTGAAGGTCGTCCGTCTCAAGGACGGACCGGTCATCGGTGTCCATCTCATCGGCGACCGGGTCGGAGAGCTCATCACCGAGGGTCAGCTGGCCGTCGCGTGGGAGGCCCACCCCGAAGACATCGCCCCCTTCATACACGCCCACCCCACGCAGAGCGAAGCGCTCGGTGAGGCCTTCCTGGCCCTGGCCGGCAAGCCGCTGCACGCGCTGTGACCGGCGTTCGTCGCGCGGACGCGGACCTGACACGGGCCCGCGGGCGCATCACTAAGCTAGACAAGACATCGGCAACCCCGAAGGAGACAAGCCCATGAGCACATCCGTGGTCCTCCCCGCGCTCGGCGAGAGCGTCACAGAGGGAACGGTCACCCGCTGGCTCAAGAAGGTCGGTGACACCGTGCAGGCCGACGAGGGGCTCCTCGAGATCTCCACGGACAAGGTCGACACCGAGATCCCCTCCCCGATCAGCGGTGTGATCGAGGAGATTCTGGTCGACGAGGACGAGACGGTCGAGGTCGGCGCTGTCCTGGCCAAGATCGGCGACGGCTCCGGCGGCGGAGAGGCACCGGCCCCAGCCGATGCGCAGGAAGAGCCTGCGGCCGCAGAGCCTACTCAGGCCGAAGAGCCCGCCGCCGAGGCGGCCGAGCCTGCTGACGGACCCACGGACGCTGGTCCGGCTGCTCCGGCGCAGGCTGCGCCCTCGGATTCCACCACCAGCGGCGGAACCGAAGTCGTCTTGCCCGAGCTCGGCGAGAGCGTCACCGAAGGAACGGTCACGCGCTGGCTCAAGCAGGTCGGTGACGCCGTGGAGGTCGACGAGCCGCTGCTGGAGATCTCGACCGACAAGGTCGACACCGAGATCCCCTCCCCTGTCAAGGGCGTCCTGCAGGAGATCCTCGTCCAGGAGGACGAGACGATCGCCGTCGGATCGGCTCTCGCCCGTATCGGCGACGGTGCCGCCCCCGCCGCACCCGCCCCGGAGTCCCCGGCAGCGCAGGAGAAGCCGGCCGAGTCCGCGCCCGCCGCGCAGCAGAAGCCGGCCGAAGAGAAGCCGGCCGAGGTCGCGCCCGTTCCGGAGAAGGTCGTCGCGCACGCGCCGGTCGCGACCGGTGTCGCCACCGAGCAGGAGCCGTCGCCCTCCAGCGCTCCCTCGTCGGCCGCGTCGGCAGCGTCTTCCGGCGATGACGAGGTGGCTTACGTCACCCCGTTGGTGCGCCGGCTCGCTCAGCAGCAGGGCGTCGATCTGGCCTCCGTCAAGGGCACCGGTGTCGGCGGTCGCATCCGCAAGGAGGACGTGCTCAAGGCCGCGGAAGACGCCAAGGCGCCGGCTCCGGCCGCCGCCCCGTCGGCCCCCGCCGCCCCGGCCCGCACTCCGCTGGAGGTCTCACCGCTGCGGGGGACGACCCAGCCGATGTCGCGGCTGCGCAAGGTGCTCGCCGAGCGCGCGGTGGCGTCTATGCAGGCGACCGCTCAGCTCACCACCGTCGTCGAGGTGGATGTCACCAAGCTCGCCGGTTTCCGAGACCGCGTGAAGGGCGACTTCCAGTCCAAGACCGGCGACAAGCTGTCGTTCCTGCCGTTCTTCGCCCTCGCGGCGGCGGAGGCTCTCCAGGCCTTCCCCGTCATCAACAGCACGGTCGACGGAACGAACATCGTCTACCCGGCGACCGAGAACCTCTCGATCGCCGTCGACACCGAGCGTGGCCTTCTCACCCCTGTCCTGCGGGATGCGGCGTCGAAGAACCTCGCGCAGATCGCCCACGAGATCGCCGACCTCGCCGCGCGCACGCGCGACAACAAGCTGAAGCCCGACGAGCTGGCCGGTGGCACCTTCACGCTGACGAATACCGGATCCCGCGGGGCGTTGTTCGACACACCGGTCGTCTTCCTCCCGCAGTCGGCGATCCTCGGGACGGGCATCGTCGTCAAGCGCCCGGGCGTGGTCTCGGTCGACGGCCGCGACGCGATCTCGGTCCGGTCGTACGTCTACCTCGCGCTGTCCTACGACCACCGGGTCATCGACGGGGCTGACGCCGCGCGGTTCCTCGGCGCGGTCAAGGCCCGTCTGGAGGAGGCGGACTTCGAGGGCGACCTCGGCATCTGATCCACTGCGGAAAAGCACCACGCGGGGGCCACATCGTGATCACGATGTGGC encodes the following:
- the lpdA gene encoding dihydrolipoyl dehydrogenase — protein: MSAEATPETTADMVILGGGSGGYAAALRAAELGKSVIVVEKDKVGGTCLHRGCIPTKALLHAGEVADAVRAATEIGVDAELRGIDPARVRAYREGIVDKKYRGLQSLLKARGIRVVHGEGRLEAGPAVRVGDTVYRGSDVVLATGSYSRTLPGLEIGGRILTSDQALQLEEIPERVIILGGGVIGVEFASVWRSFGVEVTIVEGLDHLVPAEDVAMSKALERAFRRRGVGFSLGVRFAAATQSADGVTLSLEDGTQFSADYLLVAVGRGPVTADLGLEEAGVALDRGFVVTDERLQTTTPHVFAVGDIVPGLQLAHRSFQQGIFVAETIAGQKPVVVPEQLIPRVAYSHPEVASVGVTEARAVEVHGVDAVQSFEYNLAGNAKSEIIGTGGLVKVVRLKDGPVIGVHLIGDRVGELITEGQLAVAWEAHPEDIAPFIHAHPTQSEALGEAFLALAGKPLHAL
- the sucB gene encoding 2-oxoglutarate dehydrogenase, E2 component, dihydrolipoamide succinyltransferase — its product is MSTSVVLPALGESVTEGTVTRWLKKVGDTVQADEGLLEISTDKVDTEIPSPISGVIEEILVDEDETVEVGAVLAKIGDGSGGGEAPAPADAQEEPAAAEPTQAEEPAAEAAEPADGPTDAGPAAPAQAAPSDSTTSGGTEVVLPELGESVTEGTVTRWLKQVGDAVEVDEPLLEISTDKVDTEIPSPVKGVLQEILVQEDETIAVGSALARIGDGAAPAAPAPESPAAQEKPAESAPAAQQKPAEEKPAEVAPVPEKVVAHAPVATGVATEQEPSPSSAPSSAASAASSGDDEVAYVTPLVRRLAQQQGVDLASVKGTGVGGRIRKEDVLKAAEDAKAPAPAAAPSAPAAPARTPLEVSPLRGTTQPMSRLRKVLAERAVASMQATAQLTTVVEVDVTKLAGFRDRVKGDFQSKTGDKLSFLPFFALAAAEALQAFPVINSTVDGTNIVYPATENLSIAVDTERGLLTPVLRDAASKNLAQIAHEIADLAARTRDNKLKPDELAGGTFTLTNTGSRGALFDTPVVFLPQSAILGTGIVVKRPGVVSVDGRDAISVRSYVYLALSYDHRVIDGADAARFLGAVKARLEEADFEGDLGI